In Longimicrobium sp., the genomic stretch TCAGCACGACGACCGCGAGCACTACCAGGGCGATGATCATGCGGCGCTCCATGACGGAGGATGCCCGGCCATGGCCGCCGGGCGGAGTGGAGGCCGAAACTTAGGCACGTACACGGAGCACGCGGAAGGGGGATGACGTGCGGCTCCGTCTGGTTCGTCGGATTCTCACGCGGAGACGCGGAGACGCGGGGGGCGCGAGCACAGGCTCCTCCGCGTCTCCGCGGCTCCGCGTCAGGCTTACGAGGGGTGGAGACGCGGGGATGTTTGGGGGATGAAGAAGGCCGGCACTCGCGCTTGAGTGCCGGCCTCGCTATGACCAAGGTAAATCCATCAGTGATGGCGTACTTTCGTACTCTCGTACTTCCATCGCACTTCCGCACTCACGCACTTCCGCACTTCCTCACCGCACCTTCTCCAGCCTGCCGTAGTTGACGAACTGCACCTGCCCGCGCACCTGGCCGATGTGCATGGACGCAGGGGCGGTGCCGGAGAAGACGGCGCCCAGCGGCAGGCGCACCGTGCCGCCGGGGACCGTGGCCTCGGTGTACTCCACCGTCGCCTCCATCAGCACCCGCGCGGCGTCGGTCCACTCCACCTCGATGCTGGTCACCTGCAGCGTGGCGCGGTCCAGCCGCAGCTCGCCGCGGATGTCGATGCGGCCGCGGCGCGAGCGCTGCGGGCGGAAGCCCAGGGTGTAGACGCCCGCCTCCTCGTCCAGCCCGCCGTCCAGGCAGTGCGAGCGGAGGAAGGCCGGGTCCAGGATCTCGTGCCCGTCCGGGATCTCCAGCGTCATCCGCTGCGGCGACACGCGTCCCCAGCCGGAGCGGTTGCGGTCCATGCGGTTGCGCGGGTCCATGGTCACGTGGCGCACCACCGAGTCCAGCGCGCCGCCGTTCCGCTCCGAGTAGCTGGAATACTGGCGCATGTCGAACTCGTAGTGATACGCGTCGTCGAACGCCCGCCGCGTCTCCACCGCCTTCACCGCCTCGGCCCAGAGCGCGGCCAGCGAGGGAGACTGCGCCAGGTTCCCGGCGGTGCGGCACTCCGCCGTCGCCACGATCCCCTGGATGGCCACGGCGCGCGGCGCGCTGCGGATGTCGCGCTCCACCGTCTGGTCCGCCGCGACGGTGAACGCCTCCGTGGCCTCGGACCCGAAGCCGATGCGCTCCAGCTGCAAGCGGTACGTCCCCGGCGCCACGGCCGCGAAGGCGAACGCCCCCTCCGCATCGGTCAGCGCGGTCCGCGGCGGCGCCCCGGTCCCCACCGGCGCCAGCCGCACCAG encodes the following:
- a CDS encoding carboxypeptidase-like regulatory domain-containing protein is translated as MTIRRVVVALVLVLGCGGRVLAQAGTGMVRGRVTGAADRAPVSYALVRLAPVGTGAPPRTALTDAEGAFAFAAVAPGTYRLQLERIGFGSEATEAFTVAADQTVERDIRSAPRAVAIQGIVATAECRTAGNLAQSPSLAALWAEAVKAVETRRAFDDAYHYEFDMRQYSSYSERNGGALDSVVRHVTMDPRNRMDRNRSGWGRVSPQRMTLEIPDGHEILDPAFLRSHCLDGGLDEEAGVYTLGFRPQRSRRGRIDIRGELRLDRATLQVTSIEVEWTDAARVLMEATVEYTEATVPGGTVRLPLGAVFSGTAPASMHIGQVRGQVQFVNYGRLEKVR